The nucleotide window aaaaattactatattagatttattgttaacgcttaaaactattcctgtgccattcttgaggtctcgaggcatttataaacaaaaggtgaggccatggttctgcgtatctcctttaaagttaCAGAAAATAAATTCGTATACATGGCTCATGTTGGTGCTTAAATGGTCAAAATGCTCTAACACCAGTGTTgtctggtatatatatatatatttagtgcCTCGTTACTTCAGTTACTGAGAACTGCTTTCTAACATTTTTGCATTTCCTACAACACAGGACAGCCAGGGTGCAGATATACTCATTGGATCCTGTCTGGATGGGATTTTTGTTAAGCACAAAAACGGCCGAGCATCTCTTTTATTCCGGTGTGTATTTGTGAGGTGGAGTCTAATCGAATATTACTTATCTTGAAAAAAGGAAAGGCGTAATTGCATACTCCATACGTATATGCAtgcacactatatggccaaaagtaagtGGACACTTGACTATTGCACTCATGTGCATGCTGAACATCCCATTATAGATTTAGTCCCTCCTTTGCTGCAAAACAGCCTCCCCTATTCTGGGAAGGCGAtgtactagattttggagtgtggctgtgggcaTTTGTTCCCATTCGGCCACAAAAACATTCGTGAAGTTAGGCACTGATGATGAACACAAAGGCCTGGCTTGCAGTCAGCATAAAAGTTCTTCCCAAAGGGGTTCATTGGGGTTGAGAATTAGGGCTTTGTACAGGCCTCTCAAGTTCTACACCAACATTGGCAAGCCGTGACTTCATAGACCTCGCTTAGTTCATGGGGCATTGTCATGCCAGAACAAGATAAGGCTCAGCCCattactttcatctcatctcatctcatctcattatctctagccgctttatcctgttctacagggtcgcaggcaagctggagcctatcccagctgactatgggcgaaaggcggggtacaccctggacaagtcgccaggtcatcacagggctgacacatagacacagacaaccattcacactcacattcacacctacggtcaatttagagtcaccagttaacctaacctgcatgtctttggactgtgggggaaaccggagcacccggaggaaacccacgcggacacggggagaacatgcaaactccacacagaaaggccctcgccggccccggggctcgaacccaggaccttcttgctgtgaggcgacagcgctaaccactacaccaccatgccaccccccatTACTTTCAGTGAAGGAAAATCTTAATActgcagcatacaaagacattttagaccagcgtttctcaaccttttttcagtcacggcacccttcagaagtatgcaaattctcaaggcacccccatgtaaaatatacgcagtcacgctgaccccagcagtgacgttgtgacatggggaaagggggccgtgagacaaattttgatgatgcatgaggcggcgatgatctgcattagtgtaactattgttttttggaattttaattcattttatttatttcagtgttagaatatataattttttgacggcacccctaacaaagccagacggcaccctggttgagagAGGCTGTTTTAGACAATTGCATGTGTCCACCTTTTGTGGCAACAGATTGAGGAAGGccaacatatgggtgtgatgggcaggtgtctacatacttttgaccatatagaGTCTCTGTATGTTTCTATGGCCTTGATTTGGGTGCATTCATTGAAAGGGTATTGCATGGGTGAATCTTTCTTTTCCCCATTTAGATGGAATGACATTAACAACATGACTCATAACAAGTCTTTTTTTGCCCTGGAGCTGGCCAACAAAGAAGACACCATTCAGTTTCAGACTGTAAGTTCTGTAAAACCAGTGGTGCTTCTACTCATTATCCCAGACATTTCAGATGCTTTTCTTTCCTCAGAATAGGTAACAGTTATGTGGGTTGAGCTACGTGCTCATGCCTATGTATATTAATAGAGAGGTGTGCCTCCACACATATAAAAATCCTTGCATGCACATAAAATGCTGGGTGTAGCTAGTATCTAAAACACACAGGCCACTGTTTTCATCTGCATACAATAGGGCATAGTCATAGATGCTTGTGATTCTTGACTTGTTTTTGCAAATGCTCTGTCTCTTTTCAGGAAGACATGGAGACGTCCAAATATGTATGCAGAATGTGCTTGGCACGGCACCGATTCTATAAGATCAACAAAAGTACTCTGTAAGTGTGTATTCCAGGCTATCTCTTTAGCCAGATGGTGTGTATGTGTCTTGCTCCTTATTGCTTCATCCTTATCACGTTCCTGTCTCCAGAGAGGAATCTGATGCTCCACCTTCTGAAAGCTCCCAGAAGTCCATTCTCACTCTATCATTTCCACGCTTTCCAATGCTCTCTCGTCCCTCTCTGCCTTCTAACAAGGGGTGAGCAAGACTGTTTCAGCCGTCACCTACTCTTTCTGCTCAAAGCCCCCCTTCAACAAAAAGAGAGATTACCTTCTCAGTGTTTAATGTGCGAATCTGGAAATCCCTGCTGCATGTTCTAATACAAACTGTTCTAAAATCAGTGGTTTGAGGAGGAGTGTTTTTATCAATTGCTAATCTTGGCTACTCCATTGTGCAACGTATGATTGTGCATATACGTTTCCAAGATGAGACGCTTTCATTTCATGTCTTGAAGGGAAGCTCTTTTGATACAACTTTTAGTTTGTGTCAGGGTTTCATGCTACACAATATACACGTGTATTTCTAAAATGATTCTGGAATATGCTGCCATTCCTTCAACTGCCAGAGAGCATTAGAGTTGATGGGCTGCAGTCTGGTTTGCTTCACTCCGTTTCATCTGTTTTGACAGTCAAGCTGAACCAACGCCAGTGAACCCAGTTAGACGACGCTCCTCCACAAGAATTTCAATGGTAGGTATAACCTAAATAATTCCCTATTTAGACAGCTTTTTGATGGTTGTCATGTCATTTGCCTTTCTGGATCTTTCTATGGAAATAGAATGGCTGTTATGGCTGAGTTATATCCACGTGATTTCTCTTGGAACATATGGTGAGCTCATAATCTGAACAGTGGTGCCTTTTTTTCTTGCTGAAGCCCAAGCCTCAGACATACATGATGCCACCACCTCAGTTGCACTACAATAGCCATTACCGGGAGCCTTACAAATCTTCTCAAGGTAAAACAAAACCTTCCATGTGTCTGTTATCAGCTGTATGTATATAAGTATTTAATACTTGTTTATGCCACTTTCTCAGACAATCTTTACATGAACAATCACAATGGTTACTACTACCACTCTCAGACCAGCCTAGACCACTCACCACATGAGTACAATGGAAGAATCCGGAATGGCAGCGTGTACAGCGCCCACAGCACCAGCTCCCTCACCAACCCACAACACTACATGCAGCCATCACCAATGTCCTCAAATCCAAGCATCACGGGCAGTGACGTCACACGGCCTGATTACGTGCCCTCTCAACGCCACAGTGTCCTGATCCCACCCTCGTACCGTGCCACACCCGACTATGAGAGTGTCATGCGCCAGAAGAACCACGGTGCCATGGCAGCCATGCCTGAGCGTCACAGCCACTCTATGAGGAACCTCAACATTGGTAATTCTTACGCCTACAGCCGACCTGACCCACTTGTGTACAGCCAGCCTGAGATCCGTGAGCACAGAGGAACAGCAGCTCAGTATCCCCTCCACTACAGCTTTCACAGCCCTTCGCCATACCCATACCCAGGTGAGAGGAGGCCAGTGGTGGGTGCCGTCAGTGTGCCCGAGCTCACTGATGTTCAGCTGGCACAGGCTCACGCTTACCCGGCGCCCAACATCATGGGTGCTCAGGTGTACCGACCACCTCCACCTTACCCATACAGCCGTCCACGGCCAGCCAACAGCACACCCGACTTATCACGTCACCTTCATGCGAGCAGCAGCAGCCCTGACCTGATCACTCGTCGCGTACACCACTCTGTGCAGACTTTTCAGGAAGATAGCCTACCTGTGGCACACTCGCTACAAGAAATGAGTGAGCCACTCCTTCCCACCAACACGAGACACCCTTACACACACAAGCGCAACTCTATTGAGCTTGCTGGACTGATGTATGGTCTGGAAACCATGAGGCTGAAAGAAAGAACTGTTTCTGTTTCTGCCTCCGAGACTCTGTCCAAGCTTGCTCCACCTGTTGCTCTCCCTGCTTCGGCTTCTACCTCCCAGCTTGATGTCTTCGAGGAGAGAACTGAGGCTGAGGACATGGTTCTAAAAGAGGATGCGCATTACGGGCATAAAAAATCCCTATCTGATGCCACCATGCTGGTCCACAGTAGTGGAGAGGAAGAGGAGTTTGAGGATGACAGTGGCCGACACACGCCTCAGTCTCAGGATGCAATAGCAGCTTCAAAGGAGCATATCAATGTCCTGGAAATCCCTTTAATGGAGACACCTCTGCCTGCCTATCCTTTCAGCACCAGTTTGGATCAGGTTATCCCCAACCCACTGGGTTTTCAACCCCAGCCTCGTATCCGTGAGCAGGACGAGACAGGATCTCTGTACCCATTTGGTGAGGCAGATGCCATCATGCCTTCAGTTTCAGAGGGAGATCTGAGCAACCAAAGTCGATGGAAGCTTAAAAGGGAGATGATCAAAAAAAGACCTGTTTCAGATGTGCCTTCTACACGAAGAAACATTGATGGCCTTCCACCACCTGTAAGTTCTTCTCGAGTTGTTTACAATCAGAATACATTCTGTGCATTTGAATCACAAAAAATCTAATAAAACAGTATTGTGCAGAAGCAAAGATGGTTACACAATATAAAAGACTTAACTATAGGCGTCCACCTTACATTTCAGAGCAAAGTTGAAGGACACGTCTCAATTTAAACGTTCGTTTAATAATTAAGTCTTCAATTTAATAAAATACATTTCttatataaccccaattccaaaagtagggaagctgtgtaaaacataaatgcaataatttgcaaatcatcgaaACCCTATTATGCAtttaaaatggtacaaagacatcatttcaaatgttgaaactgaattttttatatatgagtgattccacgcttatgggtactgaaatggggacatgaacttattcacctaaaaccatttctttttttaccatcaggtcacaaaacatgtaatatttaatgaatgatatgttaaaagataagtttaattttctgagatgtaataaaaacatatttatatgccaaagtcaagcctatgagttccaaaatgatgtctgttacattacttctgttatgattgtccatctcgcgtctgttacaaattaattacaatctagctatataccatgttaatcttattgaaagaatgtgtatgtttattctactacacatgtttattaattatatttgctaaaacatcaccttcctatgtttcaaaaagtaattctacatttttaaaattgagaatatatatgtccacaacacttctgttacgttctgactttggcatataaatatgtttttattacatctcagaaaattaaagttatcttttaacatattcattaaagattacatgttttgtgacctgatggtaaaaaaaagaaatggttttaggtgaatttttaaaaataagttcatgtccccatttcagtacccataagcgtggaatcactcatatttatttttaaaaaaatatatattcactttgaatttgatgccagtagtatgtttcaaaaaagttgggatgtggCACTTTTATGTTGCATCACCCCTGCTTTTAACAACATTCAGcaagcatttgggaactgaggagaccaattgctgtagttttgaaagtgaaatgatgtcccatttttgcctgatttacagtttcagttgctcaacagttcagggtctcctgtcGTTTTGGTTTTCGTAATGCGCCAATCGTTTTCAATGGGTGACAGGTTTGGacttcaggcaggccagtttagcacccggactctcttactacatGCAGTTATGTGTATAGAaaatagtttggcattgtcttgctgaaataaggccttccctgaaaagattttgtctggatgacagcatgttgctccaaaacctgtgtaTATCATTAATGGAGCCTTTCTAGAGGTTCAACTTTTGATATGTCGTCTCTGtactattttgaatgaaatatagggtttccatgattttgcaaatcttcTCACTATATTTTTGTTTTACTGAGCATCCCTTAACCTTAGCTACGTTTTACACTTTGACAGGACGTCATCTTTACATGTAATATGCTTGTAAATGGAGTATTTCAACCAAGCAGTGTTTAGGGTACATGCAAACTGCTCTTCTGTAACCTGCCACCAGATTTATGAATCTTTGCATGTGCGCATAGtaagtgtttgttttgtttttttgtgacaaTGTAGTTGATTATCTCATACAATAATATGTAAACATGTTGAAGTGCCTTCTGTCTTATGAAAAAATGTTGATTGTTTTTAAGTGTTGTTTTTACACTAACCAATAGAAAGAGATCACTTTGCTGGCCACATTGTGTTTATGCATGGCCTGACAGTCTTTTATTTTGGTCTGTTGTCACAACGTCACATGCAGTTGTGGTTTTTAATTAATTTGAATGGAGAGTATCAGGATATTTCTGGCTACAGGAAGGGGACGCTGGTAAATTCCATACCTGTGAAGAATGTAGTGGAGCAGGTTAGTAAGCACAGCTGGTTGCATTCCTCACAGTTCTGGGAGAGTCTGTACGCAGTAAATGCCCTCTAGTAGGCTCTCTACCTCACTGTCACTACCACCATTGTCACAACAGGGTATGAAGAAAGGTGTTCGTTCAGAGATGAAGAAGACGGGTCCATTGAAGCTGGCAACTCTCAATGGCTTGACACTTGCCCGGATGCCCGTACCTGACGAGGCCAAAGATGAGCATGGGAAAGCCTCTAATGATGACAGGGTAGGAATTCAGATCGGTATTGAATTGAAACCTTATGTGTTTCTGTGAAAGGGAGTATATTGCATGATCTCgtaattgttgttgttgatgactgACTGTTTTCTGTATATATTTTTGATTCTATAAAGCAAGTAAATTGTGAAATTTACTTTTCATGAAAATTATATTCTATCGTCAGTCATGAGTTCAGAGTTaaagttgcagtcagaagtttacatgtaCAGAAATCTATCATTACAATATTGGGTTTTCAGTGATTTtctttgaaatgttctttttctGTTACAATTATTATACAGTAtagctttcatttaaaaaaaacaaagttggTGCGCAAGTTAATTAatttggggttttctgaaatcaacacagggtcaaaaatatgcaaacagcacacctaatatttggttaaatgtcccttagcaagttgcaacttgaccagatgcttttatTAGCcaacaacaagcttctggcagaattctgattggttatTTGACCTGATTtggttatttggcaagattatgcataTATAAAACacatatctgaagtgctttcagaaataagttaacgttattcacgttagcataactccgtttttacatgctaactgtgtccaagttatctagctatgtgttaacgttagccatggacaaggcgatggcaacttggaaaatccatagaaagtcatttgactaaccagactgcatagctattgcaatgttatcgctagctctaaaagcacataaaacttcattgcaagctttctcttggaataaaacgtttatatacctcgatATGCTTCCACAGATCtgacagcaagtttttgtaggctgtgatgtgctccgttttaggtaaacaaagcaaacatttaaaacgaaacaactctttattcctttcagaaaactgaaacctgggttctagctatagaacagtgggtgcgtgcattcccaacACCGCAACaatttgaaaactgaatttgaggagaaaattacttaattatcttgctgcatggacaaatatttttacttgataagacatcttggaataagttggttgcaatctggaacgaagtttaataatctcagaattggtgtcttgtattcttctaataggaaatgttagaATGTTTcaactattcaagatattttcacctgctaagatatcattttttgcagtgcaaagaaccgcctccttccattctgccatcaactgatcatgttaaataatgctgtggagaaatcattgatcttgattttatacagtctatggatgtgatgtgaccctagtgattactgataggctcagtgtcacctgggggaaaaaaaccaatcacgatttagaaaagaagaggaaaaaaaccacccactttcaaagccacttcatagtaacgaggaccttgatagaaatgtagtggggtAAAAAGCATGATGTTTGTCTTTCAAGTGTAGTGAAGTtactcataagttgccaaaaaatagtcctcaagtaaatgtacttcgttactgtccatctCTGTTGTCCGCACCAAAATTCATGCTCAACCATGCTTCCACACTCCATTACCCATCAGCCAGTGCATGTAGCATGGACTGGTTTCAAGTTGTATGTCTAATTTAATCACCAAGTTCCagtttttgtttgttcttttgtTCATGTTCAGGCTTATGCTTCTTGTTTTGATCGTCTTGCCAAGATATTTCATTTCTGAAACGAATTCTGCACTTGCATACCTCTCACTTGACTTTCCCTGACAGGTGTGAGTAAATTTCTGACCATGCATGTGTAATTTTGACTCagtgttgacttcagaaaacgCAGAATAAATTAAAATGTGTGCACAAATTCTTGTTTATTTCCTATTAAAGATGTATTGTACAATCATCCTGTCACAGCACAAAGAACAGGTCAAAGACATCTTTGAAATCCCAACATTGTCATGACGTTCATGTCTCTGTATGCAAATTCAGACCGCAACTGAATGTGACTTTTTCTTAAAGTGTAAGCTACTGGAGCAACGGATGGAGCAGGGCCTGGTGTTTACAGAATACGAGCAAATACCAAAGAAATGGCCCGGTAATGAGTGCAGCATTGCGCAGCTTCCAGAGAATGCAGAGCGAAACCGCTTTCAGGATGTGCTGCCGTACGATGACACAAGGGTAGAACTTGTGCCCACTAAAGAGAACAACACAGGATACATCAATGCATCGCATATCAAAGTAGGTGCCTCATGTACTCTTAGCTTTTGGTTTTACTTTTAGTGTAAGTCATCTGCTTCACCTTTTACAGTAAATTCCAGTCTTGTAGCAAAATGTTGACTGTCTCATGTTCCCATGGATTATTGTAATTGTCATTCCAGTAATTGAGCTTTCGGTTTTACTTTTAGTGTAAGTCATCTGCTTTGTTAAAGTATGGCAGCCCTCAGGTGCTCTTAATCAATATTCAGTTAATGAGGTGCTCTTAATTCAGCATGTGTTTTCATGTTTTTATCAGCTTACAATAGGGGGAGAAGAGTGGAATTATATTTCAGCTCAGGGTCCTCTCCCTAACACATGTCAAGACTTCTGGCAGATGGTTTGGGAACAAGGGGTTACCATTATTGCAATGGTTACTGCTGAAGAGGTGTGTATTTTAGACACGTATGCATAATCAAGGTCAGTACACATGTTTTTCTTGAGCACGTTCTTCCGATTTGCGTATTTTCTGATTCTGATGTCGCACTTTGCAGGAGGGAGGACGAGAAAAGAGTTTCCGTTACTGGCCCCGTCTAGGCTCCCGCCACAACACTGTTACTTACGGGCGCTTTAAGATCACCACACGTTTTCGCACAGATTCAGGTTGCTATGCTACCACAGGCCTGAGGATTAAACAACTAATGACAGGCCAGGAGCGAACTGTCTGGCATCTGCAGTACACAGATTGGCCTGACCATAGCTGTCCTGAAGATTTTAAAGGTTTTCTGGGTAAGTTAAACAAGTCCCAAATGGCTGAGCCACAAATGGGTCACCTAAAGAAAtttaccccgattccaaaaaagttgtttgtgcgttaaatatcttgttttggtATGGTATTCATTTGAACAtgggtcaaaaaggatttgcaaatcattgtattgtttttttttttttttttttttttacattttacacagcatcccaacttttttggaagcaggattgtacaaccccgattccaaaaaaaattgggacaaaatacaaattgtaaataaaaacggaatgcaatgatgtggaagtttcaaaattccatatttgattcagaatagaacatagatgacatgtatcaaatgtttaaactgagaaaatgtatcatttaaagagaaaaattaggtgatttttaaatttcatgacaacacatctcaaaaaagttgggacaaggccatgtttaccactgtgagacatccccttttctctttacaacagtctgtaaacgtctgtggactgaggagacaagttgctcaagtttaggataggaatgttaacccattcttgtctaatgtaggattctagttgctcaactgtcttgggtcttttttgtcgtatcttccgttttatgatgtgccaaatgttttctatgggtgaaagatctggactgcaggctggccagttcagtacccggacccttcttctacgcagccatgatgctgtaattgatgcagtatgtggtttggcattgtcatgttggaaaatgcaaggtcttccctgaaacagacgtcatctggatgggagcatatgttgctctagaacctggatatacctttcagcattggtgtctttccagatgtgtaagctgcccatgccacacgcactaatgcaaccccataccatcagagatgcaggcttctgaactgagtgctgataacttgggtcgtccttctcctcttcagtccgaatgacacggcgtccctgatttccataaagaacttcaaattttgattcgtctgaccacagaacagttttccactttgccacagtccattttaaatgagccttggcccagagaagacgtctgcgcttctggatcatgtttagatacggcttcttctttgaactatagagttttagctggcaacggtggatggcacggtgaattgtgttcacagataatgttctctggaaatattcctgagcccattttgtgatttccaatacagaagcatgcctgtatgtgatgcagtgtcgtctaagggcccgaagatgccacgggcacccagtatggttttccggccttgacccttacacacagattcttccagattctctgaatcttttgatgatatcatcatctacagtgcataatatgttcaaactctttgcaattttactctgtcgaactcctttctgatattgctccactatttgttggcgcagaattagagggattggtgatcctcttcccatctttacttctgagagccgctgccactccaagatgctctttttatacccagtcatgttaatgacctattgccagttgacctaatgagttgcaatttggtcctccagctgttccttttttgtacctttaacttttccagcctcttattgcccgtcccaacttttttgagatgtgttgctgtcatgaaatttcaaatgagccaatatttggcatgaaatttcaaaatgtctcactttcgacatttgatatgttgtctatgttctattgtgaatacaatatcagtttttgagatttgtaagttattgcattccgtttttatttacaatttgtactttgtcccaacttttgtggaatcggggttgtaggttcaTAAATCATGTAAtttaaacaaccccccccccggggttttttt belongs to Neoarius graeffei isolate fNeoGra1 chromosome 11, fNeoGra1.pri, whole genome shotgun sequence and includes:
- the ptpn21 gene encoding tyrosine-protein phosphatase non-receptor type 21 isoform X4 is translated as MPLPFGLKLKRTRRYTVSSKSCLVTRIQLLNGEFVEFTLSVESTGQECLEAVAQRLELREIMYFSLWYFNKQSQQRWIDLEKPLKKQLDKYGQEPTVYFGVIFYVPTVSQLQQEITRYQYYLQLKKDVLEGRIPCSIEQAIRLAGLAVQADFGDFSCYDLQEFLQKFVLFPMEWIQDERVVEEATQKVALLYQSYRGMPVPEAELLYMQEVEKMEGYGQESFQAKDSQGADILIGSCLDGIFVKHKNGRASLLFRWNDINNMTHNKSFFALELANKEDTIQFQTEDMETSKYVCRMCLARHRFYKINKSTLQAEPTPVNPVRRRSSTRISMPKPQTYMMPPPQLHYNSHYREPYKSSQDNLYMNNHNGYYYHSQTSLDHSPHEYNGRIRNGSVYSAHSTSSLTNPQHYMQPSPMSSNPSITGSDVTRPDYVPSQRHSVLIPPSYRATPDYESVMRQKNHGAMAAMPERHSHSMRNLNIGNSYAYSRPDPLVYSQPEIREHRGTAAQYPLHYSFHSPSPYPYPGERRPVVGAVSVPELTDVQLAQAHAYPAPNIMGAQVYRPPPPYPYSRPRPANSTPDLSRHLHASSSSPDLITRRVHHSVQTFQEDSLPVAHSLQEMSEPLLPTNTRHPYTHKRNSIELAGLMYGLETMRLKERTVSVSASETLSKLAPPVALPASASTSQLDVFEERTEAEDMVLKEDAHYGHKKSLSDATMLVHSSGEEEEFEDDSGRHTPQSQDAIAASKEHINVLEIPLMETPLPAYPFSTSLDQVIPNPLGFQPQPRIREQDETGSLYPFGEADAIMPSVSEGDLSNQSRWKLKREMIKKRPVSDVPSTRRNIDGLPPPGMKKGVRSEMKKTGPLKLATLNGLTLARMPVPDEAKDEHGKASNDDRCKLLEQRMEQGLVFTEYEQIPKKWPGNECSIAQLPENAERNRFQDVLPYDDTRVELVPTKENNTGYINASHIKLTIGGEEWNYISAQGPLPNTCQDFWQMVWEQGVTIIAMVTAEEEGGREKSFRYWPRLGSRHNTVTYGRFKITTRFRTDSGCYATTGLRIKQLMTGQERTVWHLQYTDWPDHSCPEDFKGFLAYLEEIQSVRRHTNSTSDPKNTNPPVLVHCSAGVGRSGVVILSEIMVACLEHNEMLDVPTVLSLLRQQRMMMVHTVSQYTFIYKVLIQFLKNSRLI
- the ptpn21 gene encoding tyrosine-protein phosphatase non-receptor type 21 isoform X5 produces the protein METSKYVCRMCLARHRFYKINKSTLEESDAPPSESSQKSILTLSFPRFPMLSRPSLPSNKGQAEPTPVNPVRRRSSTRISMPKPQTYMMPPPQLHYNSHYREPYKSSQDNLYMNNHNGYYYHSQTSLDHSPHEYNGRIRNGSVYSAHSTSSLTNPQHYMQPSPMSSNPSITGSDVTRPDYVPSQRHSVLIPPSYRATPDYESVMRQKNHGAMAAMPERHSHSMRNLNIGNSYAYSRPDPLVYSQPEIREHRGTAAQYPLHYSFHSPSPYPYPGERRPVVGAVSVPELTDVQLAQAHAYPAPNIMGAQVYRPPPPYPYSRPRPANSTPDLSRHLHASSSSPDLITRRVHHSVQTFQEDSLPVAHSLQEMSEPLLPTNTRHPYTHKRNSIELAGLMYGLETMRLKERTVSVSASETLSKLAPPVALPASASTSQLDVFEERTEAEDMVLKEDAHYGHKKSLSDATMLVHSSGEEEEFEDDSGRHTPQSQDAIAASKEHINVLEIPLMETPLPAYPFSTSLDQVIPNPLGFQPQPRIREQDETGSLYPFGEADAIMPSVSEGDLSNQSRWKLKREMIKKRPVSDVPSTRRNIDGLPPPLWFLINLNGEYQDISGYRKGTLVNSIPVKNVVEQGMKKGVRSEMKKTGPLKLATLNGLTLARMPVPDEAKDEHGKASNDDRCKLLEQRMEQGLVFTEYEQIPKKWPGNECSIAQLPENAERNRFQDVLPYDDTRVELVPTKENNTGYINASHIKLTIGGEEWNYISAQGPLPNTCQDFWQMVWEQGVTIIAMVTAEEEGGREKSFRYWPRLGSRHNTVTYGRFKITTRFRTDSGCYATTGLRIKQLMTGQERTVWHLQYTDWPDHSCPEDFKGFLAYLEEIQSVRRHTNSTSDPKNTNPPVLVHCSAGVGRSGVVILSEIMVACLEHNEMLDVPTVLSLLRQQRMMMVHTVSQYTFIYKVLIQFLKNSRLI